One Fuerstiella marisgermanici DNA window includes the following coding sequences:
- a CDS encoding Y-family DNA polymerase, which yields MKRILCVWLPRFPIQRLHCRQPELKTVSCILYQESGNRAQVVMSSRNVIDHGIRSEMPLAEAQALLESATFLPHDPEADLLELQSLAFLSHRYAPIVGLELSNDQHCLVLDITGCGHLFGDEFGLARQLVAGLSKAGYFAHIAVANTIGAAWGIARYGHGTASDRRLRSLPVEALRIPDKLVSSLQEFDLRTIRQLKALPRESLPSRFGTALTERLDQMFGDSEELLVPVSRSKPISAEWVTEDPICHPAAIRYVCEDLLSEILSNIRTRGEGLLHLTLNLKSEACAPTVLEVRLAQPTDSHRHVMTLLNLKLETTPTPEWLVALHMEASSTALLRVQQRNLFDDDQPTDEGDIQRLTDRLSARLGQDAVVRPMLLPEATPERAVRYEPLADFSAKLPAAELAVDLIRPLDLLPQPEPVDVISDTSGSPVKFFWNRQSYRVVNATKPERIATDWWQDDGSICRDYYQVETQNGSRFWLYRSKTDAWFLHGVFE from the coding sequence ATGAAACGAATACTTTGCGTCTGGCTGCCAAGGTTTCCGATTCAACGGCTGCACTGCAGGCAGCCGGAGCTTAAAACCGTTTCATGCATTCTGTATCAGGAATCCGGAAACCGCGCTCAGGTAGTCATGTCATCTCGGAACGTCATCGATCATGGCATTCGTTCCGAAATGCCGCTGGCTGAGGCACAGGCTCTGCTGGAATCCGCCACATTTTTGCCGCACGACCCGGAAGCCGATCTGCTGGAGTTACAGTCACTCGCGTTTTTAAGCCACCGCTACGCGCCTATTGTTGGGCTGGAGCTGTCGAACGATCAGCATTGTCTGGTGCTTGATATCACTGGCTGTGGACATCTGTTTGGTGATGAATTCGGCCTGGCGCGTCAACTGGTCGCAGGCCTTTCTAAGGCTGGTTATTTCGCTCATATCGCTGTGGCCAACACAATCGGGGCGGCATGGGGGATCGCTCGATATGGGCATGGAACCGCTTCGGATCGTCGGTTGAGATCACTGCCCGTCGAAGCACTGCGCATTCCTGACAAGCTGGTTAGTTCTCTGCAGGAATTCGATCTAAGAACAATCCGACAACTCAAAGCCCTGCCACGCGAATCGCTGCCATCGCGTTTTGGAACCGCGTTAACAGAACGACTCGACCAGATGTTCGGAGACAGCGAAGAACTGCTTGTCCCCGTCTCACGTTCCAAACCTATCTCGGCGGAGTGGGTCACGGAAGATCCCATCTGTCATCCGGCAGCCATTCGATACGTCTGCGAAGACCTGCTGTCCGAAATCCTCAGTAACATCAGAACGCGAGGAGAGGGACTTCTTCACCTGACGCTGAATCTGAAAAGTGAAGCCTGTGCCCCGACGGTTCTTGAAGTGCGACTGGCACAGCCAACAGATTCGCACCGCCATGTGATGACTCTGCTGAATTTAAAACTTGAGACGACGCCAACTCCTGAGTGGTTGGTTGCTCTACACATGGAGGCATCCAGCACCGCTCTGCTTCGAGTTCAACAAAGAAATCTGTTCGACGATGATCAGCCAACAGATGAAGGCGATATTCAGCGGCTGACCGATCGATTGAGCGCGCGGCTGGGGCAGGATGCCGTTGTGCGGCCGATGCTATTGCCGGAAGCGACGCCGGAACGAGCCGTCCGGTATGAACCACTGGCCGATTTTTCAGCAAAGCTGCCAGCCGCGGAGCTGGCTGTTGATCTGATTCGGCCGTTGGATCTGTTGCCGCAGCCGGAACCGGTGGATGTCATTTCTGACACGTCCGGTTCACCGGTGAAGTTTTTCTGGAACCGGCAAAGTTACCGGGTTGTCAATGCGACGAAACCAGAACGGATTGCAACGGACTGGTGGCAGGATGATGGATCCATTTGTCGAGATTATTACCAGGTCGAAACACAAAACGGATCTCGCTTTTGGCTGTACCGCAGTAAAACCGACGCCTGGTTTCTGCACGGTGTGTTCGAATGA